A region from the Sphingomonas flavescens genome encodes:
- a CDS encoding DUF1697 domain-containing protein — MTAYVALLRGVNVGGRQLKMTDLKAFADKLGYECVRTYIASGNLLFVSSAAEAEVKDQLQAALKSHFGKPLEVMIRTAAEMKAVADANPFADEPGNRVVAIFYDEPQSDEAIDSVRNVDDERLALGKREIYVHFPSGQGRSKLKLGGKALGTARNMNTVAKLAELAREME, encoded by the coding sequence ATGACCGCCTATGTCGCGCTGCTGCGCGGGGTGAACGTCGGCGGCCGCCAGCTCAAGATGACAGACCTCAAGGCCTTCGCGGACAAGCTCGGCTACGAATGTGTGCGGACTTATATCGCCAGCGGCAACCTGCTGTTCGTCAGCAGCGCCGCCGAGGCCGAAGTGAAAGATCAGCTGCAAGCGGCGCTCAAGTCGCATTTCGGTAAGCCGCTGGAGGTGATGATCCGGACGGCAGCGGAGATGAAGGCGGTCGCAGATGCCAATCCGTTCGCCGACGAGCCCGGCAATCGGGTCGTCGCTATCTTCTACGACGAACCTCAATCCGACGAAGCGATCGATTCCGTGCGGAATGTCGACGACGAACGACTGGCGCTCGGCAAACGCGAAATCTATGTCCATTTTCCCAGCGGTCAGGGCCGGTCGAAGCTGAAGCTCGGCGGCAAGGCTCTCGGCACCGCGCGGAACATGAACACCGTGGCCAAGCTGGCCGAATTGGCAAGGGAAATGGAATGA